In one window of Alternaria dauci strain A2016 chromosome 7, whole genome shotgun sequence DNA:
- a CDS encoding 60S ribosomal protein eL30, whose product MAPKKNKRTADSINSRLALVMKSGKVTLGYKSTLKSLRTGKAKLVIIAGNTPPLRKSELEYYAMLSKTSVHHFSGNNIELGTACGKLFRCSVMSILDAGDSDILSQNTEN is encoded by the exons ATGGCCCccaagaagaacaagagAACCGCCGACTCCATCAACTCGCGCCTTGCGCTTGTGATGAAGTCCGGTAAGGTCACCCTCGGCTACAAGTCCACCCTCAAGAGCCTGCGAACTGGCAAGGCCAAGctcgtcatcatcgccgGAAACACCCCTCCCCTGAGGAAGTCTGAGCTCGAGT ACTACGCCATGTTGTCCAAGACCTCTGTCCACCACTTCTCCGGTAACAAC ATCGAGTTGGGCACCGCTTGCGGTAAGCTCTTCCGCTGCTCCGTCATGTCCATCCTCGATGCCG GTGACTCCGACATCTTGAGCCAGAACACTGAGAACTAG
- a CDS encoding 60S ribosomal protein uL16 produces the protein MARRPARCYRYCKNKPYPKSRFNRGVPDAKIRIFDLGRKKANVDDFPLCIHLVSNEYEQLSSEALEAARICANKYFVKNGGKESFHLRVRVHPYHVVRINKMLSCAGADRLQTGMRGAFGKPNGLVARVNIGQILMSVRTRDSNRAVALEALRRCQYKFPGRQKIIVSKNWGFTPLKRQEYIDLRQEGKVKIDGAYVQFLRNKGNLANNIRRFPEAFESSA, from the exons ATGGCCCGCCGTCCCGCCCGTTGCTACCGCTACTGCAAGAACAAGCCC TACCCCAAGAGCAGGTTCAACCGTGGTGTCCCCGATGCCAAGATCCGCATCTTCGACCTTGGTCGCAAGAAGGCCAACGTAGACGACTTCCCGCTCTGCATCCACTTGGTCTCCAACGAGTACGAGCAGCTGTCCTCCGAGGCGCTCGAGGCCGCCCGTATTTGCGCCAACAAGTACTTCGTCAAGAACGGTGGAAAGGAATCCTTCCATCTCCGTGTCCGCGTCCACCCCTACCACGTCGTCCGCATCAACAAGATGTTGTCTTGCGCTGGTGCCGATAGATTGCAGACGGGTATGCGTGGTGCTTTCGGCAAGCCCAACGGTCTTGTCGCTCGTGTCAACATTGGCCAGATTCTCATGTCCGTCCGGACTAGGGACTCTAACCGCGCCGTCGCTCTCGAGGCTCTCAGGCGTTGCCAGTACAAG TTCCCCGGTCGCCAAAAGATCATCGTCTCCAAGAACTGGGGTTTCACTCCTCTCAAGCGCCAGGAATACATTGACCTCCGCCAGGAGGGCAAGGTCAAGATTGACGGTGCCTACGTCCAGTTCCTCCGCAACAAGGGTAACCTTGCCAACAACATCCGTCGCTTCCCTGAAGCTTTCGAGTCCTCTGCTTAG